From the Triticum urartu cultivar G1812 chromosome 4, Tu2.1, whole genome shotgun sequence genome, the window GATTTTTTACATAGTAAAAATAAAAATGTAAAAGGATCCAGCCATAGTCTACTCTTAATCAGACGTGGGCATGTGTCCCACGTCCTACTCTTCATCGGATTCCACCTGGCCTTGGATGTCACCGATGAAGGTGAGGTCGATGATTGAGCCGAACGGTCCGGCCTCGTCATTGCTGCGGTCCGATGCGAATGCAGCGCTGCCGATCCTGACATTGGTCCTGTCTGCCACAACTTGCGCCTCCTTTGCGATCTCGGCGAAGAGGCGGTTGCACTTTGCCTCATTAATGTAGAGCTGCCACCGCTCGCAGCGAAGGCGTTCGCATGGACTTGAGTGCCACCATTGCTCATCCATGGCCACGACGGTTTGACTGGAGGCCTGCTCGCCCTCGATCTGGCCCTCCGCCAGTTGGTGCTCTGAGAGGAGTTGTATGTTGTGCCGGTGCTCCTCCTGTAGCACCCGAAACACGGAAAAAGGCAGGGCCTACTGCTGCTGGAAGCGGTTGTAGTGCGCCTCCGCTTGCTTCAGGGTGAACTCAGCCACCGGCTTGGGTGCCAGCTCCTCCGTTGTCGCGTCCTCCTCCCCCGAGCTCTCATCCGAAGATCTAGGGGTTGTCTCGTTGAAATGTGGTTCGTGTGCCAGGCTTCCCAATTGTGCACCTCAGTCGTGATTTCATGGCGGTGTCGGGCTTTTCCTCCACCACCCAAGGCGGGTCTCGGCTATTGTTTATGGCGGTTAAAGGAGGTAGTGTAGAATATGTGAATTGCACGATGTATTGCTCTCGTGCATATGCACGTATATATGATGTACAACGGTAGGCCACAGACCTCAACTATACAAGGAACTAGGAGGCGGGCCCAATACACAATATGCACATAACACATATactcaacaccccccccccccgcagtcAAAGCGGCACCCGGCTGACGCAAAGACTGGGCCAGAACTCCTCAAATGACGCCGTAGGCAAGCCCTTGATCATGATATCTGCAAATTGTTGGAAAGTAGGAATGTGTAAAACACGAATATGGCAAAGGGCCACTTGTTCCCGAACAAAATGAATATCCAACTCAATATGCTTGGTCTGTCGATGATGTACCGGGTTAGCGGAGAGGTAGACCGCCGAGACGTTGTCACAGTAGACCATCATGGCACGGTCAACAGGGCAGGAGAGCTCCTGAAGCAGCTAGCGAAGCCACGAGCACTCGGCAATGGTGTTGGCCATCGCACAATAGACCGATAGAAAGCAGCATCCGAAGCAGGAGAACCATTTGTGGCAGAAAGCTTGGCCTTCGTATCAACAGGCGTGGCGGTgggcttgcagttaagcatgccGGCGCGCTCCAGGAGCTCATGAGCGTACTTCCGCTGATGAAGGAAGAAGCCATCCGGACGGCGCACCACCTCGACACCGAGGAAGTAGTGCAAAGGACCAAAGTCCTTGATGGCGAACTCAGCGTGATGACGAGCCGTGAGTTGACTAAGGAGACCAGTCGTACATCCcgtcaggatgatgtcgtcgacatAGAGTATCAAGTAGGCCGTGTCAGAACCCTGATGATAGAAGAAGAGTGAGGCGTCCGAGCGGGTAGAGCGGAACCCAAGCTGGTGGATAAATGCCGCGATGCGCTGGTATCAAGCGCGCGGGGCCTGCTTAAGTCCATACAAGGACCGCGAGAGTAGGCACACGTGGTCGGGAAGAGTCGGGTCAACAAACCCGGTGGGTTGCTGGCAGAAGACCTGCTCCTCGAGGTGACCATGGAGGAAGGCGTTGGAGATGTCCAACTAGTGCACCGGCCAAGCACGGGAGACCGCAAGGTGAAGCACCGTGCTATCATGCCGGGCTTGACGACCGGAGCAAAGGTGTCGGTGAAGTCGATACCAGCACACTGGTGGAAGCCACGGACGACCCAACGCACTTTATAGCGATCAAGGGTACCATCAGGATGGAGCTTGTGTTTGAAGACCCACTTCCCGGTAATCACGTTGGCGTGCCGGGACAGGGAACAAGGTGCCACGTCCAGTTGCGCAACAGGGCGTCAAACTCCTCTTGCATCGCAGCCATCCAGAGCAGGTCACGAAGAGCGGCTCGTACAGAGGGCGACAACGGCGACGGCTCAGAGGTGGACGCCGCACGGACGTAGTCATCCGTGGCGTAGCGCGAGCTCGGGCGAAAAACACCTGTACGGGCGCGGGTGACCGGACCGAGCGCCGGGGACGCCGCGGGGGCAGCAGGCGCCAACGTCGGGGGCGCGGCTGTAGGAGGCGCCGCATGCGGGGGGCGCGCCTCAAAGCCAGGGGTGGGCCAAGAGAGGCGCGTGAGCGCCCTGGGAGCGGCGTCGAGAAGCCCGCGTCACCGGTGGCGGGAGGAACAGCCGGGGGTACCTGCTGAAATGGAAACACATGCTCATTAAAGTAAATGTGTCGGGAAGTGAACACACGGTGGGAGACGGGATCGTAGCACCAATATCCCTTGGAGTTGGAGGGGTAGCCGATGAAGATGCAAGTGACAGAACGAGGTGCGAGTTTGTGAGGGGCGGAGTCAGCAGTGCTAGGATAGCAAAGGCACCCGAAAATACGCAAGCCATCATAAGATGGGGGCGTACCGAAGAGAAGATGGTGAGGTGCATAGTTCCATCGTGTGCAGCAAGGGCGAAGGTTAAGGAGAAGTGAAGCAGTAGCGAGTGCGTCCGGCCAGAAATGAGGCGTCACATTAGCATGGAACATGAGTGTGCGAACGCAGTCGTTCAGAGTGCGAAGGACGCGTTCGGCTCGACCGTTCTACTGTGAAGTATACGGGCATGTGAGACGAAAAACTGTGTCGTGGTGCGACAGAAAGGTGCGGAAAGCGAGGTTGTCGAACTCTTTTCCATTGTCAGTCTGAAGAGTAAGGATGGGATGCCCAAACTGCGTGCTGACATAGGAGTAAAAAGCCGTCCAAGTGGAGAGTGCATCCGACTTTTGTTGTAAAGAAAACGTCCACACATAGTGAGAATAATCATCAAGGATAACCAGATAATATAAATAGCCCGAATTACTAGGAACCGAAGAGGTCCACACATCGCTATGAATCAACTGAAAAGGAAAAGAAGCTATGGTGGTGGAGTTATTAAACGGGAGGCGAACATGTTTGCCGACACGACAGGCATGACAAGTGTGATCCTCTATCTTATTACAACAGAAACTGAAACTGCTAAGAATATGACAAAGTCTGACGGGGTTGTGATGACCCAAACGAGCGTGGCAGAGATCGACGCCGGTGGAGGGAGCAACGGTGCGGTGGTGGAGGTGGACGGCGGATGCACCGGATAGAGCTCGTCGAGGCTGTCACAACGGTGAAGTACCATCCTGGTTTGAGCGTCCTTGACACAAAAATCAAGCTCATCAAATTCAACAGTAATAGGATTTTCACGAGTTAAACAACGAACGGAAACGAGATTCTTAATAAGATGAGGTGACACAAGTATGTTAGACAAAGTAATAGGCATGGAACTAGAAGGAAAAAAGGTGTGCCCGACATGTGTGGTAGGTAGAGTGGAACCGTCGCCGGCAATGATACGGCGGTCGGTGGTGACAGGAGTGAAGGAGACAAGATTATCAGGATGAGCAAACATGTGAGCCGTAGCCCCGGTGTCCATGTACCAATCCCCGCCTCCAGTGTAGTTGTTCGACGTAGGCGCGGTGTGCAGCGCGGCGAGGAGCGCCGGATCCCAAGGCGCCGGTGGCAGGGCCGGCAAGAGTGGTGGCGGGGCCGCAGGGAGACCGTAGGCGCCGCTCAGCAGCGGCAGTGGGTATCCTCCGTACGGCTGTGGAGCCACGTAGTACGCTTGATGCGCCGGCGGGCACGGCACGGGAAGGGTCGGTGCAGGATCCCGTGGAACCGACATGGTGTAGGCATGAACAACACTGGTCCACGGGTTGTAGCCGGATGCCCACGGAGGGGGCACCTGGAACTTCTTCTGCTGCTGTTGACGGGGCTGGCCGGCGCCCTGTGGCTGCTGCTGACCGCCGCGGCGGCCCCCACCATGCCGGCCCCCGCGGCGCCGTTCGACGGGAGGGGCGGGCGGCCCATAGGGCAGTGGGAGCAGGCCCAACTGCTGGGTGGCCGGGTATGACGGTGGCGCCAGGAACGGCGTCGGGTGGCGCTGCGGCGGGGGCGCAGCCGGGACGGCTGGAGGCGCCGATGAGCCACCGCGGGTGGTGTCGGCGGCGAGGGCGGTGTGGATGGCCCGCGCCTTCACCTGTTTCATCCACCGCTCCTCCAAGCGGAGGTACGCAACGAACTTGGCGAATGACAGGTTGGGGATGAGGCTGAGGTTCGCCGCGGCGTTGCCGAAGTCCTCGTTGAGTCCGGCTGTGAGCGTGCTGAGGAGGAGGTCATCATCGATCTTCGCACCAATATCGTGGAGCTCATCGGCGAGAGTCTTCAGGCGGCGACAGTAGTCGTCGACGGAGGAGTTGTCCTGGTGACACCCAAAAAACTCTTGCTGCAAACAAATGCGACGCTGGAGTTGGTTGTCGGTGAAGAGCCCGTTCAGCTTGGTCCACACGGCGCAGGCATCGTCACCGTCCGCCACGACCGTCTAGAAGAGGTCCGGCGAGATGGTGAGGAAGAACCAGCGGATGATCATGGTGTTGATGGTGGACCAGTCATAGAACTTGGGGACGAGGCTGGAGTCAACGGTGTCGTCCACGTGGTCGATGAGATGATACACTCGGAACACGAGGAAAAAATACGTCTTTCACGTGTAGTAGGAGGAGTCCATCTGTGAGAGACGAACCGGTACCCGCTCGAAGATGTTCAGGTTGCGAATGTCGTTAACGTCGGGAGGGTTGGCATCGGCGAACGGGTTGGAGTTGGTGGACGCGGAGGAGGTGACGGACGACATGGCGGGAACGACACGGCGCGGGTGACTCGGACGGCTGCAGTAGGCGGGTGTTGCGGTGAAAGCTTAGAGGAAGGGGATGTCTACGACACGGAGCAGCAGCGGTGACACTGGGTAGCGGCGGGCGCAAGGTGGAGCGGCTTGGAGTCAGCAAGCCGCGGGCGGCTGGGCGCTTCGGCGTGTTGGCGGCTAGCGATTGGGAGTTGGCGGGCGCGAGCGGCTAGCGGGCGGGCGACGCGGTGGCTTGGTAGCGATCGGGTAGCGGGCGCTGTGGCTGGGTAGATcgcgggcggcggcgagcgggTAGCGGGCGCTGTGGCTAGGTAGATCACGGGCGGCGGCGAGCGATCGGGCAGCGGGCACGGGAAGCGATCGGGAGAAGCGAGCGCGCTGGCTGGGTAGATGTCGGGCGGCGGCTAGCAGGGAAGTAGCTCAATCGGTGCGGGAAATcgcacgggcggcggcggcgacacaTGAGGAAAAGCGCGGCGGCGGCAACAGAAGACGAGAATTAAAACCTAAAAACTGATACCATGTAAAATATGTGAATTACACGATGTATTACTCTCATGCATAGTTGAGTACATGTGTAGCAACAGTTGAGACATAGAGTTTCTGCTCTCGAGCTCACTCTGTCTTGATAAATAGTAAAAATAAGAAAACAGAGTAAaataaaaattctgttttttctTCAATCTTGCTAAATTTCAGCCAACGAAAGACTTGGTTATATTCATGAGCTTTCACATCAAAAGCCGTGCAAAAGAACATTTTCTTTTCTTACACGTTCTCTCACCTAAGACTTGGTTAGTCTCGGTCGACTGAGTCCTAACCACACCTTTTTTTCATAAACACCAGCGTGGCACATGAATGTCATTTCAGCTCAAAAAAATTGCACGGGGTTGAAACATTCATCTCTGTTTATGAAAAAAAATGGATTTTTTTACCTAATTTTTTTGCAATTTACTATTTGAAAGAACACTTTCACAGTTCATGGTAGCAGAAAGGCTCATAATTTTGTCTCAAGAAAAACTCATAAATATGTTTATCTTTCTCCTGTTTTACCCATTTCTAATTTTGAGAAGGGAAAACTACAACTGTATAGTTAGTCCTTGCACCTAAAACCTTTCTTTGGTACCTTTACCTATAGACACGAAAGCTAGAAACGCAAGGTGTCGATATAACTTTACAAGGTAGATGTATACTATTAGGATGGTCATATTTGTGAACATCAACTGGGTTAACTCTTCTTTTCCTCTAGTTAAATGATGATCATTTGCATGCTACTGTAAGTCTCAGCGGGTCCTAGCATGGAGTGGTGGGAACTGCTCTTCATCTCCTATTCTGTAAAATCCTGACGACCTGAGACAGTGTCAAAGTTAACAGATTAACCATATTAAGGTAGTAGTACAGGGTCAATGGACTGAATGCAGTGAAGATAAATAAGCATGCGAAGTTGACCATTGAACAAAAACAAACCTAGTGTCATTTTATAATAAAATAAACCCAAATTACTATTTTGTGACATCATTCTTAGATGCTTGACCTCTAGCATATTTCAAGGCTAAAGATTACTCTAATATATTGATCTGTAAGATCCTTTGATGTTACCTGCTTTGGGTTGCACTGGCTCTATAGCTCTGTAACGCCAATGCAGAGGCGTCTGCACATGCCTTTGGCGAGGCCTTGTTTGACTTTGGTGAGGGAGATGTCAACGAGAAAGGCCCCAAAGAGCCAAACTCAATAATCCTATCTGGCTGTGTCTCCAAGGCTCCAGATTGAGAATATACTTTTGTGACAGGGACGGAGGGGTGACAAGTACTAGGTGCCAGAAGCATCCGTTGGTTATTCCAGCTGCTATCACGAGGAATGAAAACATTTGGCATTGGTTTAGTTCCATTTTCAACCAATTCTTCATTCAGGGCAACCTCCTTTGTCGAACCAGTTAGAATGGTCGCAACTTGGCCATTCGGTGCATGCTTTGTATCTCTCACAAAAGAATATGGGAGCCCACTGTGATTATCATACTTTTGTTTTGCAGGCAAGTTCTTTTTCGAGAAACCCCTTCCTCTTGTGCTGCTTTGAAGTTTTAATGGCTCAGAGGCTAGTCTTCGATTTGTCCCATACCCTTTAGGAGTGTTGCAGCTTTGATTTCTTGCCAAGTTATTGTTCATGTATGTGCACTCATCTGGAGTACCCTCAACTTCAGGTGGCTGATATTTTGCACTAACTGGTCGTGCACACTTCATGCCAGTATCGTAATTTCGCTTCTGGAAGAAGGTTTTGTTCGAGCCGACATCCCCATAGGAGCTCCGTGTGTGCCTTGCTTCATAGTGAGGTTTGACAAATTCCTTTCGAGTATGACCACTGTGCTTTTCAGTCGTCTTCATACCTAAGAGAGTATATCCATTTAGACCATCGCCAATTCCCAATGACAGACTTATTTCCTTGGTCCCACTGTCTGGCGCTACTTGCTCCTGGCAAGGGACAAAACTTCGTTTGTGGTTGCTTTTAATCTTCACTGGTTGATTGATCAGGATCTTCCCTTTCTCTCCGATAGATGTCATGTGCTGTAATACAGAAACAGAACTTGTAACTATCATATACACCAAATAACAATGAACGGACAGATATATTTCAGAGGAATGTAGCAATACATGTTTTCTAAAGTGAACAGACTTTCCCGCTTACCGAAACAATAAACTATATTCCCCTTTTTTAATCCTAAGAGGACAATAACAGAACGACCAGATAAAAACTAGATCTATGTAGGCAAAAGCCAGTACATATAGTAAACATAAAAATGCTTTGAGACAGTTTACTGAACACAGGAATGCCGTGGATCAATGCATGAGATATCCAAAAGTGAGAATTGAGGGTACCTATTCCTACCTTTTCACGAATATATCCGACTGTTTCACGCATATTGGGTATAGCCCCTGATCTATGCCACCACGAAACAGAAATATCTGAATCAGCAATATAAGATGGCGATAATCCATTAGATGGGACATCTATTCCACAGGCATTCAACTGAAAGGGCATATCCCAGTTGTCCTCATCCTGTGATTGCTGTGAAACTTCAGTGCTATGAGAAGAAACTGGAGATAACTTCATTCCATTCGTTTCAGCATATGAAGGCGGCAATAGCCCAGGTAGCGCCGTATCAGTACTTAACAGGATGCCACGATTTAGAATGTCAAATAAATCCTTGTCAACCTTACCATCAGAAGATGCTTCTTGGACAGACTGCGAAAATTCATCAAACAAGTATTCTAAGTTGTACTGAACTTGACGGAGGCATCTCAACTGTGATTCCAAATCCCCTGATAGATCCGACAAGTTCAACAATGACAGTGGATGGAGATGTTCTTCCACATGGAGTGAAGTTCCAATTAACTTTTCCATTTTTGTGGGACCAGGTTTTGG encodes:
- the LOC125551825 gene encoding uncharacterized protein LOC125551825 isoform X1 — its product is MAPGGGGALPAVMARDVPGPAAIPAAAMASAEVAAAEVVRRVQPTDASERRRAEVVDYARRIVGTALGCEVFVFGSVPLKTYLPDGDIDLTVIGNTSCGSTLIDDVYYILGSGEENGDAEFEVKDLEHIDAEVRLIKCTIGNIIVDISFNQTGGICAVSFLELVDRKVGKNHLFKRSIILIKGWCYYESRLLGAHHGLISTYALETLILYVFNLFHKSLHGPLEVLYRFLEYFSKFDWDKYCISLNGPVALSSLPNLIVEGLNVPSDDLLFDKEFLENSVQKASAPPRNSDARYSKFRVKCLNIIDPLKECNNLGRSVNRANFHRIRTAFSFGARKLGQILMLPPELIPDDIFAFFKNTLERNENGVRSDIDHVGAFHCQPFLGPSNQLLDGMSCMQISYKEEEKSRPRVSKKLAEHAVSVRINVPTQGGCFSGDDSFAPSTDLSARLSHCVRHEPNDHAYVFHENRNYVAPEMDGQESRYAAEAYMGDKSLIQPQHHAHYSSNILSSIHGSDLGLPKPGPTKMEKLIGTSLHVEEHLHPLSLLNLSDLSGDLESQLRCLRQVQYNLEYLFDEFSQSVQEASSDGKVDKDLFDILNRGILLSTDTALPGLLPPSYAETNGMKLSPVSSHSTEVSQQSQDEDNWDMPFQLNACGIDVPSNGLSPSYIADSDISVSWWHRSGAIPNMRETVGYIREKHMTSIGEKGKILINQPVKIKSNHKRSFVPCQEQVAPDSGTKEISLSLGIGDGLNGYTLLGMKTTEKHSGHTRKEFVKPHYEARHTRSSYGDVGSNKTFFQKRNYDTGMKCARPVSAKYQPPEVEGTPDECTYMNNNLARNQSCNTPKGYGTNRRLASEPLKLQSSTRGRGFSKKNLPAKQKYDNHSGLPYSFVRDTKHAPNGQVATILTGSTKEVALNEELVENGTKPMPNVFIPRDSSWNNQRMLLAPSTCHPSVPVTKVYSQSGALETQPDRIIEFGSLGPFSLTSPSPKSNKASPKACADASALALQSYRASATQSRSSGFYRIGDEEQFPPLHARTR